TCGCGGGTCGCCGCGGCCGAGGCCATCGACACCTGTTGTCGGAGGATGGAGACGACGAACCGCTCGTAGAAGTTCTCGGCGGGTTCGACGGTCATCGGCCCGTACTCGGCGACTAGCGGTCCGAGGTAGTCGTCGCCGCGGAGTGCGGCGATGGCTTCATCGGTCATTCGACGCGGAGTACGGACCGGAGATAGATGAGCGTGTGGCCTCCGAGTCGGCGGGGATTAGCGGCGAGTCGCGCGCTCACTCCGCAACGACTGCGTCGAACGAGTCGGCGACTCGCGGGTCTGTCTGGCGAGCCGGTCGCTCATGACGGTGAGAGCGACGACGGCTCCGGGCAAAAATTTGGGGTCGAAGCGACTACTCCTCTTCTTCCTCAGTCTCTTCCTCGGAGTCCACGCGCTTCTGGACGTTGACCTGATAGTGCTTCAGGATGTCGCGCCCGAGCAGGACCGGGTACTCCATGTGCCCGCGGTCCTCGATGCTGGCCGTGACGGTGTGGCGGTTCCCGCCGACGCCGACCACCACGTCCACGACCGGCCGGGACCGACTCGACTTGCTGGACCCGGATTTGACCTTGGCGATGGACTTGATTGGTCCCGCGCCGATTTCGGCCGCGAGTTTGGTGTCGATGCTGGTCCGGGTCGCGCCCGTGTCGGACTTGGCGACGACCGTCTCCGAGCCACTAGTCCCGCTGAGGATGACCTCCTCGGTGTAGCCGATGACGATGGGGTCGCCTCCTCCGATTTCCTTCGGAATCGGCTTGCAGGCGGGCACCGAGTCGTCGAGCGTCGCGGTAAGGTTCTCGACTTTCTGCTCGTCCACCGTGCCGCCCGCGCGCTCGATGGCGAGTTGGGCGATGTACGGCGCGGCGCTCTTGCCGGTCGCTTTGAACAGTCCCTTGAAGCCCGCGGTCGGGTTGACTTCGAGGACGTACCAGCCGTCGTGGCCCTCGATGAGGTCCACACCCGCGCAGTCGAGACCGATGACATCCGCGGCCTCTCGGGCGATGGACGCCACTTCCTTCGGGAGGGTGTCGCTCGCGTCCTCCACTGCGCCGCCGAGCGCCACGTTCGTCCGCCAGTCGTTCTCGGGCGCGTAGCGGTTCATCGCGCCGACGATTCGGTCGCCGACCACGTAGACGCGCAGGTCGCGGTGCTTGCCCTCGTCGCGCTCGATGAGTTCCTGCAGGAAGGCCTGCCGGTCGCCGACTCGCGGGTTGACGAGTTCGTCCGGGCCGACCTTCCACGTTCCGCCGCCGTGAGTCCCGATAGCGGTCTTGTACACCGCTTCGTCGCCGAAGTCGGCGCGGCCGTCGTTGAGACGGTCGTTCGACAGCGCCAACAGCGCGTCGGGGACAGGAATATCGGCGTCGGCCAGCGTGGTCGCGGTCGAGAACTTGTGGATAGCGGTCATCACGGAACTCGGGTCGTTCAGAACCGGCCGGACCGAGTCGTAGATTTTGGCGAGACCGAGCGCCTCCGACGGTTGCTCGGTGTTCGAGAGCAACAGTCGGTTCGCCACCGCGTCCACTTCCGGTTCGAGTTCGACCGACCCGTCTTCGAGTCGCACCGCCGTGTTCTCCTCTCGGAGCCAGAGAGGTTCGTGACCGAGGTCGTCGATAGCGTTCAAAATCGCCTTTGTTTCCTTACTGTTGTGAAGACTAAGTACACCGACCCGCACGTCCGAACCGTCAGCAGTCATTGGTAGTTACGTATTGAACCCGGCTACTTAAAAAGCCGAACATCGATTTCTTCGAGATGACTGCCGCGCCTTTATATACGGCGGGGTCCGAATGGGGACATGACCGGTTCGGACACGGACCCGGAGGCGTTTACGTACAACGGCGGAATCGTCGAGCCGGGAGAGACCCAGAACGTTCGCTACGGCATCAGCGAGACGTATCTCGGCGACCCGGTTCGAATCCCCGTCACCATCGTCAACGGGGCCGAACCGGGACCGACGGTGTTTCTCACGGCGGCGGCCCACGGCGACGAACTCAACGGCATCGAGGTCGTCCGCGAGGTCGCCCACGGCTGGAACCACGACGACCTCCGTGGGACGCTGGTATGTATGCCTGTCCTGAACGTCCCCGGATTCCTCGCACAGGAGCGCTATCTCCCCATCTACGACCGGGACCTGAACCGCTCGTTCCCCGGTCGGCAGGGTTCGACCAGCGCCAAGCGGATGGCCTACCAGATTTTCCGAAACTTCATCGCGCCCTGCGACATCGGACTCGACTTTCACACGTCCACGCGCGGGCGCACGAACATGATACACGTTCGAGCGGACACGGGCGACCCCGAAGTCTCCAGACTCGCCAAGGCATTCGGCTCGAACGTCATCATCTCGTCGGAAGGACCCACGGGAACCCTCCGCCGGGAGGCGACCGACTACGGCATCCCGACCATCACCATCGAGATGGGCGAGGCCCACCGGTTCCAGCGAGAGTTCATCGACCGGGGACTGGAGGGCGTCGAGAGCGTCCTCGCCGAGTACGGCGTCCACCGCACCGACTCGGTGAAGTGGCCGGGGTGGCGGACCGTCATCGACGACGCCAAGGAGAAGACGTGGATTCGGGCCGACGCGGGCGGACTCGTGGACATGCACCACGACCGCGGGTCGCTGGTCTACGAGGGAGACACCATCTGCACCATCACGAATCCGTTCAAGACCGACCGTGAACCCGTCAAAGCGCCGTTCACGGGGCTTCTCGTCGGCGTGTTGGAGAATCCGGTCGTCTATCCGGGCAACCCGCTCTGTCACATGGTCGAACTCTCCGCGAAGACCCGAAAGGCGCTCAAGCGCGAGCGCGCCCGGAGCGAGTCCGTCGAGAAGACGCCGACGCCCGCGAGTCCGAGTCGGCGGTGAACGTGTTCGGTCTCCGGAAATCGGGCGCGGGAATTGCGGCGAGTTCAGCAGTAGGTAGAAACTTCTATTTGCCCACAGTCCAACCTCCCGAACGGACAAGTATGAGTCAATCGTATAATCGAGGCCTCGTCGAAGACTTCGGCCGGTGGCGGGAGTTCACGGCCGGGATGTGGGCCTGGATATTCCACAAGTTCACCGGGTGGGTACTCGTCGGCTACCTGTTCACGCACATCGCCGTGCTGAGTACCGCCATCTCCGGTGCCAACGCATACACTGACACGATTCAGGGGCTTGAGAGCCTGCTTCTGGTCCGCGTCATGGAGGTCGGCCTGCTGGCAGTGGCCGTCTTCCACATCCTGAACGGGGTTCGCCTGCTGTTCGTGGACCTCGGACTCGGACTCGAATCGCAGGACAAGAGCTTCTACGCATCGCTAATAGTTACGGGCGTCATCGTGCTAGCGAGCATCCCGACGTTCCTAGAGGGGGCGTTCTAAGATGGCCGAACGCTACTCCTCGTTCCGGAGCGGAAGCGCGTCGTGGCTCCTCCAGCGAGTCACAGCCGCGTTCCTCGTGGTCGTGTTGGCGTTCCACTTCTTCCTCCTGCACTTCGTCAACCACGCCTCCGAGGTGACGTTCGCCGGAACGACCGGCCGCATGGAGCAGTGGGGCTACTCCGTCACGATGGTCCTGTTCCTGTGGACCGCGACGTTCCACGGCGTCAACGGCGTCTACGCCGCACTGCTGAATCAGGGCCTGACGGGCACGAAGAAGACCGTTGTCAAGGGCGTCCTCGCCATCGCTGGCCTCGCGCTGGCGGCGCAGGGCACCTACCTCGCGCTCGTCTTGAACGGACTGGTGTAATCATGAGCACGCAAGTACCCGAAGAGAAAGAACAGACCGAGACCGAACAGGAAGTCAACGCCGAGAGCGTGTCCCACGGGGACCGTCGCCGTGCCGACCGCGACGCCAAGCGCGAGCAGTCGGTGTCTGGCGCGCCCGCCGAAATCGAGGGCGAGACCTTCGAGCTGAAGGTGTTCCGCTACGACCCCGAGGTCGAGGGGAAGATGGAACCGCGCTTCGACGATTTCGCCATCCCGAAGCAGAAGGGGATGACGGTCCTCGACGCGCTCATCTACGCCCGCGACCGCTACGACACCACGCTGACGTTCCGACACTCCTGTCGGCAGGCGGTCTGTGGCTCCGACGCGCTGTTCATCAACGGCCGTCAGCGACTCGGCTGTCAGACCCAGATTTCGGACCTCGATGCGCCGGTCCGGGTCGAGCCGCTTCCCCATCAGGACGTGGTGAAAGACCTCGTCGTGGACATGGAACACTTCTACGACCAGATGCACGCGGTCGAGCCGTTCTTCCAGCCCGACGAGGAGTCCGACGGCGACCTCGAAGAGTACCGCCAGACCCGCGAGAACCGCGAGAAGATCAAGATGTCCACGCGGTGTATCTGGTGCGGTGCCTGCATGTCGTCGTGTAACGTCGCGGCCGGAGACAACCAGTATCTCGGTCCGGCGGCAATCAACAAGGCCTACCGCTTCGCCATGGACGAGCGGGAGGGCGAGAATATGAAGGAACACCGGATGAACGTGCTGGACCAAGAACACGGCGTCTGGCGGTGCCAGACCCAGTTCTCCTGCACGAACGTCTGTCCGAAGGACATCCCGCTGACCGAACACATCCAAGAGATGAAACGAGAAGCGGTCAAGCAGAACCTCAAGTTCTGGTAACAACGAGACTAACGACTAACTATGCACGAACACGACGTTCTAGTAATCGGCGGCGGCGGTGCCGGGCTTCGCGCGGCCATCGCGGCTAACGAAGAGGGAGCCGACGTGGCAATCGTCACGAAGCTCCACCCTGTGCGAAGCCACACTGGCGCGGCCGAAGGCGGCATTAACGCGGCGCTCCGCGAGGGCGACGACTGGGAACTCCACGCCTACGACACGATGAAGGGGTCGGACTACCTCGGCGACGCCCCGGCAATCGAGACCCTCGCGCAGGACAGCCCCGAGGAGACCATCCAACTCGAAAACTGGGGGATGCCGTTCTCCCGCGAGGACGACGGCCGAGTCTCCCAGCGACCGTTCGGCGGACTCTCTTTCGCCCGGACGACCTACGCCGGGGCCGAGACCGGCCACCACATGCTCCACACGATGTACGAGCAGGTGGTCAAGCGAGGGATACAGGTGTACGACGAGTGGTACGTCTCGAACCTCGCGGTCACGGACCACGACGACCCCGCCGAGCGAGAGTGTCACGGTGTCGTCGCCTACGACATCAAGACCGGACAGGTCGAAGGCTTCAAGGCCCGAAACGGGGTCATCCTCGCCACGGGCGGCACCGGACAGGTGTACGACCACACGACCAACGCCGTCGCCAATACCGGCGACGGCGCGGCGATGGCCTACCGAGCGGGCGTCCCGCTCGAAGACATGGAGTTCGTCCAGTTCCACCCGACGACGCTTCCCTCGACGGGCGTCCTCATCTCCGAGGGGGTTCGCGGGGAGGGCGGCATCCTCTACAACTCGGAGGGCGAGCGGTTCATGTTCGAGTACGGCTACGCCAACAACGACGGCGAACTCGCCTCCCGCGACGTGGTATCGCGCGCCGAACTGACCGAGGTCAACTCCGGTCGCGGCGTCGAAGACGAGTACGTCTACCTCGACATGCGCCACCTCGGCGAGGAGCGCATCACCGACCGACTGGAGAACATCCTCCACCTCGCGCGGGACTTCGAGGGCGTGGACGGTCTCGAAGAGCCGATGCCGGTCAAGCCCGGCCAGCACTACGAGATGGGCGGCATCGAGACCGACGAGAACGGCGAGACGCTCATCGACGGTCTCTACGCCGCGGGCGAGTGTGCCTGCGTGTCGGTCCACGGGTCGAACCGCTTGGGCGGCAACGCCCTGCCGGAACTCATCGTCTTCGGCGCGCGCGCGGGTCGTCACGCCGCAGGCGCGGACCTGGGCGAGGCCGAGATTACGAAGGGCAAGACGAGCGAAATCGAAGAGGAAGACGGTCTCGAAACGCCGGTCGAACCCGGCGCGGTCGAGACGAGCGACGAGGACGCTGTCGCGGACGGTGGCGCGGCGGTCGCGGACCCCGACGAGACGGTCCGCAACACCATCGAGCGCGAGCGCACCCGCATCGAGGAACTGATGGAGAAAGACGACGGCATCCAGCACGCCGAACTCCGGGCCGACCTCCAGAAGTCGATGACCGAGAACGTCAACGTCTTCCGGAACGAGGAGGGTCTGAAACAGGCGCTCGAAGACATTCAGGAGGTCCGAGAGTCGTATCAGGACGCCTACGTCAACGACCCCTCGCGGACGTTCAACACCGACCTCATCCACACCATCGAGACGCGCAACCTCATCGACCTCGCGGAGGCCATCACCCTCGGCGCGCTGGCCCGCGACGAGTTCCGCGGTGCCCACTGGCGACAGGCCCATCAGGAGCGCAAGGACGACGAGTGGCTCAAGCACACGATGCTCTCGTGGAACGACGGCAGTCCGGAACTCTGGTACAAGCCGGTCATCCTCGACGGCGAGAACAAGACCTACGAGCCGAAAGAACGCTCGTACTGACGACCGGTTTCGTTTCGCACAGTCGCCGACCGATTTTTTCGCTCGTCGCGTACAGGGCGCGCCGATTCAGCCAGCGAGTCCGAGCGCCGCCAGTAGGTCGGTTCCCGCGTCGAAATGTTCGACCGTCTTGTAGCCGACGTAGATGCC
This genomic stretch from Halorussus pelagicus harbors:
- a CDS encoding ATP-grasp domain-containing protein, which translates into the protein MTADGSDVRVGVLSLHNSKETKAILNAIDDLGHEPLWLREENTAVRLEDGSVELEPEVDAVANRLLLSNTEQPSEALGLAKIYDSVRPVLNDPSSVMTAIHKFSTATTLADADIPVPDALLALSNDRLNDGRADFGDEAVYKTAIGTHGGGTWKVGPDELVNPRVGDRQAFLQELIERDEGKHRDLRVYVVGDRIVGAMNRYAPENDWRTNVALGGAVEDASDTLPKEVASIAREAADVIGLDCAGVDLIEGHDGWYVLEVNPTAGFKGLFKATGKSAAPYIAQLAIERAGGTVDEQKVENLTATLDDSVPACKPIPKEIGGGDPIVIGYTEEVILSGTSGSETVVAKSDTGATRTSIDTKLAAEIGAGPIKSIAKVKSGSSKSSRSRPVVDVVVGVGGNRHTVTASIEDRGHMEYPVLLGRDILKHYQVNVQKRVDSEEETEEEEE
- a CDS encoding succinylglutamate desuccinylase/aspartoacylase family protein; this translates as MTGSDTDPEAFTYNGGIVEPGETQNVRYGISETYLGDPVRIPVTIVNGAEPGPTVFLTAAAHGDELNGIEVVREVAHGWNHDDLRGTLVCMPVLNVPGFLAQERYLPIYDRDLNRSFPGRQGSTSAKRMAYQIFRNFIAPCDIGLDFHTSTRGRTNMIHVRADTGDPEVSRLAKAFGSNVIISSEGPTGTLRREATDYGIPTITIEMGEAHRFQREFIDRGLEGVESVLAEYGVHRTDSVKWPGWRTVIDDAKEKTWIRADAGGLVDMHHDRGSLVYEGDTICTITNPFKTDREPVKAPFTGLLVGVLENPVVYPGNPLCHMVELSAKTRKALKRERARSESVEKTPTPASPSRR
- the sdhC gene encoding succinate dehydrogenase, cytochrome b556 subunit codes for the protein MSQSYNRGLVEDFGRWREFTAGMWAWIFHKFTGWVLVGYLFTHIAVLSTAISGANAYTDTIQGLESLLLVRVMEVGLLAVAVFHILNGVRLLFVDLGLGLESQDKSFYASLIVTGVIVLASIPTFLEGAF
- a CDS encoding succinate dehydrogenase gives rise to the protein MAERYSSFRSGSASWLLQRVTAAFLVVVLAFHFFLLHFVNHASEVTFAGTTGRMEQWGYSVTMVLFLWTATFHGVNGVYAALLNQGLTGTKKTVVKGVLAIAGLALAAQGTYLALVLNGLV
- a CDS encoding succinate dehydrogenase/fumarate reductase iron-sulfur subunit; protein product: MSTQVPEEKEQTETEQEVNAESVSHGDRRRADRDAKREQSVSGAPAEIEGETFELKVFRYDPEVEGKMEPRFDDFAIPKQKGMTVLDALIYARDRYDTTLTFRHSCRQAVCGSDALFINGRQRLGCQTQISDLDAPVRVEPLPHQDVVKDLVVDMEHFYDQMHAVEPFFQPDEESDGDLEEYRQTRENREKIKMSTRCIWCGACMSSCNVAAGDNQYLGPAAINKAYRFAMDEREGENMKEHRMNVLDQEHGVWRCQTQFSCTNVCPKDIPLTEHIQEMKREAVKQNLKFW
- a CDS encoding FAD-binding protein, whose amino-acid sequence is MHEHDVLVIGGGGAGLRAAIAANEEGADVAIVTKLHPVRSHTGAAEGGINAALREGDDWELHAYDTMKGSDYLGDAPAIETLAQDSPEETIQLENWGMPFSREDDGRVSQRPFGGLSFARTTYAGAETGHHMLHTMYEQVVKRGIQVYDEWYVSNLAVTDHDDPAERECHGVVAYDIKTGQVEGFKARNGVILATGGTGQVYDHTTNAVANTGDGAAMAYRAGVPLEDMEFVQFHPTTLPSTGVLISEGVRGEGGILYNSEGERFMFEYGYANNDGELASRDVVSRAELTEVNSGRGVEDEYVYLDMRHLGEERITDRLENILHLARDFEGVDGLEEPMPVKPGQHYEMGGIETDENGETLIDGLYAAGECACVSVHGSNRLGGNALPELIVFGARAGRHAAGADLGEAEITKGKTSEIEEEDGLETPVEPGAVETSDEDAVADGGAAVADPDETVRNTIERERTRIEELMEKDDGIQHAELRADLQKSMTENVNVFRNEEGLKQALEDIQEVRESYQDAYVNDPSRTFNTDLIHTIETRNLIDLAEAITLGALARDEFRGAHWRQAHQERKDDEWLKHTMLSWNDGSPELWYKPVILDGENKTYEPKERSY